GACGGTGAGGGTATTGGATGCGTTGAACAGTCCTTGATTTGGATCGGTAGCGGTGTTGAAGAAGGCTCCGGGGAGAAATTCTGTATTTTCGCCCAAGTACCCAACATTAAGGGCAAGCTGATTGTTGATATCCCAGCGCACAACTGCCCCAGCGCCCCGGTCAACGGCGTTTAACTGGGTGCCACCGCTAGAGTTGAAGCTGCTGGCTCCCGTGAGGAAAAACGTGTAGGCGTTGCCGTCAAAATATCGATACCAGTTAATGCGAGGGCCAACGGCTACCCGAATGCGATCGCCCACTGGGAAGTCGTAGAACAGCTCCCGCACCACAAAATCGTTATCGTTGACACCACCGGATTGATCCGTAAAGGGCACCCCATAGGTGTTGTACAGCCCAGATGAGACAAAGAGGTTGGCTGGGGAATCGCCATTGCCAACGGCCAACTGGGTAAAGAGCAAGTCATCGCCAGTAAACGAGGTCGATAGGTTCAGCCAAAGAAGATATCCAAAGGTGAATTGGGGATCCTCATCAATACTGCTGACAATAGGGCGATTGGTGACAGAGTTGCGGGCGGCTGGACGGATATTGAGGGGAGCACCTGGGTCACTAGTTTCTGCAAGAACACTGCCATCGGCACCAGCAGATCCAAAGTGGAAGAAGGCGAGTCCACTAAGTTTCGTGGTTGTGGAAAACTGAGCGCCTTCTAAAACCGCTAAACGAGCTTCTAAATCGTCTACTCGACTTCTAATATCCGCCAGCTCGGCGCTGAAGTCCTGCACTAGTTGATCAACCGTACCCATATCGTCTGGAGATAGGGATGCGGCAAAGCCATCTAGGCAGGCATTGAGCCCTGCGGCAAACTCATAGCGAGACATGGCAGCATTGCCGCGAAAGGTGCCGTCTGGGTAGCCGGCAATACAGCCATAGCGATCAATCAACGAGGAGAGCGCTTGGTAAGCCCAGTCGGTGGGCTGTACATCGGAAAGCTGGTTCACCGATGTAACGGTTGCCATGCTGCCATTGAGAACGGCAGGGTCTAGTTCTACCACAG
This genomic interval from Candidatus Obscuribacterales bacterium contains the following:
- a CDS encoding iron uptake porin, translated to MHNHLLVRPTKLAVSLVIGLCSVSLSFLLPGLEQAAIADDLPLSDPQTDALALDDLPTSESSPIPDLTLEATVSEASPEAAIAPLSASPLDESTSAPSVVPDLVAEESLSEVTLDATPEEAVIPDLNADDFSNLGDASSLSVVELDPAVLNGSMATVTSVNQLSDVQPTDWAYQALSSLIDRYGCIAGYPDGTFRGNAAMSRYEFAAGLNACLDGFAASLSPDDMGTVDQLVQDFSAELADIRSRVDDLEARLAVLEGAQFSTTTKLSGLAFFHFGSAGADGSVLAETSDPGAPLNIRPAARNSVTNRPIVSSIDEDPQFTFGYLLWLNLSTSFTGDDLLFTQLAVGNGDSPANLFVSSGLYNTYGVPFTDQSGGVNDNDFVVRELFYDFPVGDRIRVAVGPRINWYRYFDGNAYTFFLTGASSFNSSGGTQLNAVDRGAGAVVRWDINNQLALNVGYLGENTEFLPGAFFNTATDPNQGLFNASNTLTV